In Leptotrichia sp. oral taxon 215 str. W9775, a single genomic region encodes these proteins:
- a CDS encoding cysteine desulfurase family protein — MKLVYLDNAASTKISSGVLEKMMESYSENYGNPSSTHKLGQKARAAIETARSMIAGYIGVESKEIIFTSGGAEGNNLAIRGALNAYSSKGKHIITSKIEHSTVLKTCQQLENEGYEVTYIDVDENGVINLEQLKNSIRKDTVIVSIMYANNETGVKQPIEEIGQILENTDIIFHTDAVQAMCKEKIFPKDLKIGAMTVTAHKFYGPKGAGFVYLDKKFQVEKEIWGGSQERNRRAGTENLQGILGLGTAMEEAYENMDKIEAMEEEIHEYLERRLKNEIEDIKINGEKSPRLKTITNLCLKGCDIQTLLIALDLRGICVSGGSACMSGAHEDSHVLKEMGLNSEELKSSFRISIGKDTTIEEIDYFVENLKEIAKIERGI, encoded by the coding sequence ATATAGTGAAAATTATGGTAACCCATCTTCAACCCATAAACTTGGTCAAAAAGCAAGGGCGGCAATAGAAACTGCTAGAAGTATGATTGCAGGATATATTGGAGTGGAGAGCAAGGAAATTATATTTACATCAGGAGGGGCTGAAGGAAATAACCTTGCAATAAGGGGAGCATTAAATGCTTATAGTTCCAAGGGAAAGCACATTATAACTTCAAAGATAGAACACTCAACTGTTTTAAAGACGTGTCAGCAGCTTGAAAATGAAGGATATGAAGTGACATATATAGATGTTGATGAAAATGGTGTTATAAACCTTGAACAGCTGAAAAATTCAATAAGAAAAGACACTGTAATTGTGTCAATAATGTATGCAAATAATGAAACAGGAGTGAAACAGCCAATAGAAGAAATAGGACAAATACTGGAAAACACAGATATAATATTTCATACAGATGCAGTTCAGGCAATGTGTAAGGAAAAGATATTTCCAAAGGATTTGAAAATAGGTGCGATGACTGTGACAGCACATAAATTTTATGGGCCGAAGGGAGCGGGATTTGTCTATCTTGATAAAAAGTTTCAGGTTGAAAAGGAAATATGGGGAGGATCTCAGGAAAGAAACCGACGGGCTGGAACAGAAAATCTTCAGGGAATTTTAGGACTGGGAACTGCAATGGAAGAAGCATATGAAAATATGGATAAAATAGAGGCAATGGAAGAAGAGATACACGAATATCTGGAAAGACGTCTTAAAAATGAAATAGAAGATATAAAAATTAATGGAGAAAAATCGCCAAGATTAAAAACAATTACAAATTTATGTCTGAAAGGCTGTGATATACAGACTCTTTTAATTGCACTTGATTTAAGGGGAATATGTGTGAGCGGCGGTTCGGCATGCATGTCTGGAGCACATGAAGATTCTCATGTTTTAAAGGAAATGGGATTAAACAGTGAGGAATTGAAAAGTTCTTTTAGAATAAGTATTGGAAAGGATACGACAATTGAAGAAATTGACTATTTTGTAGAAAATCTAAAGGAAATTGCAAAAATAGAAAGAGGTATATAG
- a CDS encoding metallophosphoesterase, which translates to MHNEKRKYKFLCVSDIEILRNMEEKFLKEKFGDIDFIMSAGDVSNYYLDYLVSTLNKDLICVNGNHVYNRDYPIEFAKVIDGKCIKYKGLRILGLDGCKVYSFKEHQYTEKQMKLKILKNIFFLIKGVDIVLTHAPVEGIHDVNDGVHNGFKVFHEVIKYFKPKLWIHGHIHLSNFMNYQDTEVGETIVSNTFGYRIFTIEK; encoded by the coding sequence ATGCATAATGAAAAAAGGAAATATAAATTTCTATGTGTAAGTGATATTGAAATCTTAAGAAATATGGAGGAAAAATTTCTTAAGGAAAAGTTTGGAGATATTGATTTTATCATGTCTGCAGGAGATGTTTCAAACTATTATCTTGATTATCTGGTTTCTACACTGAATAAGGATCTTATATGTGTAAATGGAAACCATGTTTACAATAGGGATTATCCAATAGAGTTTGCAAAGGTTATAGATGGAAAATGTATAAAATACAAAGGCTTGAGAATACTTGGGCTTGATGGATGTAAGGTTTATTCATTTAAGGAACATCAGTATACAGAAAAACAGATGAAATTAAAAATATTAAAGAACATATTTTTTCTTATAAAGGGAGTGGACATAGTTTTAACTCATGCACCTGTTGAAGGGATTCATGATGTAAACGACGGAGTCCATAATGGATTTAAGGTATTTCATGAAGTTATAAAATATTTTAAGCCTAAACTTTGGATACATGGCCATATCCATTTATCGAATTTCATGAATTATCAGGATACGGAAGTAGGAGAAACTATTGTATCCAACACTTTCGGATATAGAATATTTACGATTGAAAAATAA
- a CDS encoding DUF4032 domain-containing protein yields MDSRNLIYFSEAQSAYKKFLKSSRGILGLNFKKQENLKSFAEVQKEENAYNSVNLGIKEIPLGKIVGSVEKYSYFDKNFVPKNNIVKQRWISIYTAYMAETMLPPVILYKIKDDYYVYDGNHRVSVAKFLNFASIEAEVEEFLPTKDTKDKVIYREHMFFEKETGIEGIILSEPIKYKYLREEIESYTNLLSKRRNKEFTLKEGAAKWYKEVFLPIKVLLEENNTAESQKNNINDVFMFLLDHKYYLSKNEGKNKGYLYSTIDFINLVKTNGNRNLHDICKIETQEAIDKYIKLAVLDEELIDPEFQQKKEKKELLKKEISEYISEALEKLPVRYSEYLSGTDNQEDIFTEYILEYMKILNKGKKLEILNTGSGQQELEDKTESTDFHAEKKISVLNYILEIFLPITEILMWINEENVFSPREYGNLQNEFFHLLRLKKILLSEGKSAKYENIMAENIKIAVDTKNMDMLYGVKKLLVKEKEKEFLKNLEDAEKFKKLLEKYGEIKRYETYTDFFIMLDNYGEKKFITSIEKDLEEFYSFDEIINEYKTQEVMHMERNTILKNSYEKNSQERYEYGFIDFFIMKNLGEI; encoded by the coding sequence ATGGATAGCAGGAATTTAATATATTTTTCAGAGGCACAGTCTGCTTATAAAAAATTTTTGAAATCATCCAGAGGAATTCTGGGATTGAATTTTAAAAAACAGGAAAATCTGAAATCCTTTGCTGAAGTACAGAAGGAAGAAAATGCCTATAACAGCGTAAATTTGGGGATAAAGGAAATTCCATTAGGGAAAATAGTTGGAAGTGTTGAAAAATATTCGTATTTTGATAAAAATTTTGTTCCTAAAAATAATATTGTAAAACAAAGATGGATAAGTATTTACACAGCATACATGGCGGAAACAATGCTCCCACCCGTTATTCTTTATAAAATAAAAGATGACTATTATGTATATGATGGAAATCACAGGGTTTCTGTAGCTAAATTTTTGAATTTTGCTTCAATTGAAGCTGAAGTTGAAGAATTTTTACCTACTAAAGATACAAAGGATAAGGTAATTTACCGTGAACATATGTTTTTTGAAAAGGAAACAGGAATTGAAGGGATAATATTGTCAGAACCAATAAAATATAAGTATTTACGTGAAGAAATAGAAAGTTATACTAATCTTTTAAGTAAAAGAAGAAATAAGGAATTTACTTTAAAAGAGGGTGCGGCAAAGTGGTATAAGGAAGTATTTTTACCAATAAAAGTTTTACTGGAAGAAAATAATACAGCAGAAAGTCAGAAAAATAATATAAATGATGTATTTATGTTTTTGTTGGATCATAAATATTATCTGAGTAAAAATGAAGGAAAAAATAAAGGGTATCTTTACAGTACAATAGATTTTATAAATCTTGTGAAAACGAATGGGAATAGAAATTTGCACGACATATGCAAAATTGAAACGCAGGAAGCCATTGATAAGTATATAAAACTGGCGGTACTGGATGAAGAACTGATAGATCCGGAATTTCAGCAGAAAAAAGAAAAAAAGGAACTTTTAAAGAAGGAAATATCAGAATATATTTCTGAAGCTCTGGAAAAACTTCCTGTAAGATATTCAGAATATTTATCTGGGACAGATAATCAGGAAGATATTTTTACAGAATATATTTTAGAATATATGAAAATTTTAAATAAGGGAAAAAAACTGGAAATATTAAATACAGGAAGTGGACAGCAGGAACTGGAAGATAAAACGGAAAGTACTGATTTCCATGCAGAAAAGAAAATATCAGTATTAAACTATATTCTTGAAATATTTTTACCAATTACAGAAATTTTAATGTGGATAAATGAAGAAAATGTATTTTCACCAAGAGAGTACGGAAATCTTCAGAATGAATTTTTCCATTTGCTAAGATTAAAAAAGATTCTTTTATCAGAAGGAAAAAGTGCAAAATATGAAAATATAATGGCAGAAAATATAAAAATTGCTGTTGATACTAAAAATATGGATATGCTTTATGGAGTGAAAAAACTTCTTGTGAAGGAAAAGGAAAAAGAATTTTTAAAGAATTTGGAAGATGCTGAAAAATTTAAAAAATTACTTGAAAAATATGGAGAAATAAAAAGATATGAAACATATACTGATTTTTTTATAATGCTTGATAACTATGGAGAAAAGAAGTTTATAACTAGTATTGAAAAGGATTTGGAAGAATTTTACAGTTTTGATGAAATTATAAATGAATATAAGACACAGGAAGTAATGCACATGGAAAGAAATACAATTCTGAAAAATAGTTACGAAAAAAATTCGCAGGAAAGATACGAATATGGATTTATTGATTTTTTCATAATGAAAAATTTAGGAGAAATTTAA
- a CDS encoding Cof-type HAD-IIB family hydrolase, giving the protein MKIKAIFMDMDGTLLKSDHTMSDKLKEKLIELDKNGVKIFISTGRMYAAALPYLKQLGITTPVITYNGGKIVDPSTSETLYENPVTAETVKRVIEVSRETGIHLNLYSDDKLYVENETPEGKAYAEKTGLKYVLVNFDEFIGKTSTKALFLGENEKLVKLKEELERELPQSIFVFSQPTYLEVLNKGVSKGKAVKELMNKYGFSEDEVMTFGDQWNDFDMLKLVKYGYLMGNASEDLKKEFTEDRITLSNDDEGIYHIIKDIL; this is encoded by the coding sequence ATGAAAATAAAAGCTATATTTATGGATATGGATGGAACTCTTTTGAAAAGTGACCATACAATGTCAGATAAATTAAAGGAAAAATTAATAGAACTTGATAAAAATGGAGTGAAAATATTTATTTCAACGGGTAGAATGTACGCCGCAGCACTTCCATACCTGAAACAGCTGGGGATAACAACTCCAGTTATAACATATAATGGTGGAAAAATAGTGGATCCTTCCACATCGGAAACACTTTATGAAAATCCTGTTACAGCTGAAACAGTAAAAAGGGTAATTGAAGTGTCAAGGGAAACAGGAATACACTTAAATCTTTACTCAGATGATAAGCTTTATGTGGAAAATGAAACTCCGGAAGGAAAGGCATATGCTGAGAAAACAGGACTGAAATATGTTCTTGTTAATTTTGATGAATTTATTGGAAAAACTTCAACAAAGGCACTATTTCTTGGAGAAAATGAAAAGCTGGTAAAATTGAAGGAAGAACTTGAAAGGGAGTTACCTCAGTCAATTTTTGTTTTTTCACAGCCTACATATCTGGAAGTGCTGAACAAAGGTGTGAGTAAAGGAAAAGCTGTAAAAGAACTGATGAATAAATACGGATTTTCAGAAGATGAAGTTATGACCTTTGGAGACCAGTGGAATGATTTTGACATGCTTAAACTGGTAAAATATGGATATCTTATGGGAAATGCTTCAGAAGATCTTAAAAAGGAATTTACGGAAGACAGGATAACTTTATCAAATGATGATGAAGGAATCTATCATATAATAAAAGATATTTTATAA